From the Sphingomonas suaedae genome, one window contains:
- a CDS encoding DUF1801 domain-containing protein produces the protein MTDKPVLLSGGNPQIPKGYGDAPVRAYIAAMPGWKRDVGRRIDALVERCVPGVEKAIKWNSPFYGLEKDLWFLSYHCFDRYLKLTFFRGQSLDPVPPVASKSGDTRYVHIHEGDAFEDQLEDWIKQASKLPGEKL, from the coding sequence ATGACCGACAAGCCAGTCCTCCTGTCCGGCGGCAACCCGCAAATTCCAAAAGGCTATGGTGACGCTCCGGTTCGGGCATATATCGCCGCGATGCCCGGCTGGAAACGCGATGTCGGCCGCCGCATCGATGCACTGGTCGAACGCTGCGTCCCCGGGGTTGAAAAGGCGATCAAGTGGAACTCGCCCTTTTACGGCCTCGAAAAGGACCTGTGGTTCCTCAGCTATCATTGTTTCGACCGCTACCTCAAACTCACCTTTTTCCGCGGCCAGTCGCTCGATCCGGTCCCGCCGGTCGCGTCGAAAAGCGGCGATACCCGCTATGTCCACATCCACGAAGGCGACGCGTTCGAGGATCAGCTCGAGGACTGGATCAAACAGGCGAGCAAGCTGCCCGGGGAAAAGCTGTGA
- a CDS encoding DUF1801 domain-containing protein, which yields MTDENPSALIDARIASLGDWRGETLAAMRALIREADPEVVETVKWRKPSNPNGVPVWEHAGILCTGEVYKGYVKLTFANGASLADPAKLFNASLDGGTRRAIDLREGELPDAAAFRALVGAAVAHNLAKPRRR from the coding sequence GTGACCGACGAAAACCCCTCCGCTCTGATCGACGCGCGCATCGCAAGCCTCGGCGACTGGCGCGGCGAAACGCTCGCCGCGATGCGTGCGCTGATCCGCGAAGCCGACCCGGAGGTGGTCGAGACGGTGAAGTGGCGCAAGCCGAGCAATCCCAACGGCGTGCCCGTCTGGGAACATGCGGGGATCCTGTGCACCGGCGAAGTGTACAAAGGCTATGTCAAACTGACCTTCGCCAATGGCGCATCGCTCGCCGACCCGGCAAAACTGTTCAACGCCAGTCTGGACGGCGGCACCCGCCGCGCGATCGACCTGCGCGAGGGCGAACTGCCCGACGCCGCAGCCTTTCGCGCGCTGGTCGGCGCAGCCGTCGCCCATAACCTGGCGAAACCGAGACGGCGCTGA